The following proteins come from a genomic window of Streptomyces sp. NBC_01716:
- the dapF gene encoding diaminopimelate epimerase gives MDLVSTYRPAAQSSPIPFLKGHGTENDFVIIPDPDNALALSAPAVAKLCDRRAGIGGDGLLHVVRSAAHSDARSMADRAEWFMDYRNADGSVAEMCGNGLRVFARYLRRAGLVDAGDLAVATRAGVKRVHIAKDSEAGGGTAAPGAITSHMGRALLTEDDVTVVVGERGWPARNVNMGNPHAVAFVDDLDHAGTLFTAPSVTPESVYPDGVNVEFVVGRGPRHVAMRVHERGSGETRSCGTGACAVAVAAARRDGVDPAVTGEPVTYTVDVPGGRLVITERPDGEIEMTGPAVIVAEGLLDAEWAQRPDAL, from the coding sequence ATTGACCTCGTGAGTACCTACCGGCCCGCCGCGCAGTCGTCACCGATCCCTTTCCTCAAGGGCCACGGGACCGAGAACGACTTCGTGATCATTCCCGACCCGGACAACGCCCTCGCCCTGTCCGCCCCCGCCGTCGCGAAGCTCTGCGACCGCCGGGCCGGCATCGGTGGCGACGGGCTGCTGCACGTCGTCAGGTCCGCCGCGCACTCCGACGCCCGGTCCATGGCCGACCGCGCCGAGTGGTTCATGGACTACCGCAACGCGGACGGATCCGTCGCCGAGATGTGCGGCAACGGGCTCCGGGTCTTCGCGCGGTATCTCCGCCGCGCCGGCCTGGTGGACGCCGGCGACCTCGCCGTGGCCACGCGTGCCGGCGTGAAACGGGTGCACATCGCCAAGGACTCCGAGGCCGGCGGCGGGACGGCAGCGCCGGGAGCGATCACGAGCCACATGGGACGCGCCCTCCTTACCGAAGACGACGTCACCGTCGTTGTGGGGGAGCGCGGTTGGCCCGCGCGCAACGTCAACATGGGCAACCCGCACGCCGTCGCCTTCGTCGACGATCTCGACCACGCGGGGACCCTGTTCACCGCACCGTCGGTCACTCCCGAATCGGTCTATCCGGACGGTGTGAACGTCGAGTTCGTCGTCGGTCGCGGCCCGCGCCACGTCGCCATGCGCGTCCACGAGCGCGGCTCCGGCGAGACGCGGTCGTGCGGTACGGGCGCGTGCGCCGTCGCCGTCGCGGCGGCCCGCAGGGACGGTGTCGACCCCGCGGTGACCGGAGAGCCCGTCACATACACGGTCGACGTGCCCGGCGGACGGCTCGTCATCACCGAACGTCCCGACGGCGAGATCGAGATGACCGGCCCGGCCGTCATTGTCGCCGAGGGCCTGCTCGACGCCGAGTGGGCGCAGCGACCCGACGCGCTCTGA
- a CDS encoding response regulator transcription factor, protein MRLLLVEDDDHVAAALAAVLARHGFDVTHARSGEEALQALLPVTDGTKSPYGVVLLDLGLPDQDGYAVCGKIRKLCSTPVIMVTARADVRSRIHGLNLGADDYVTKPYDTGELLARIHAVSRRSVGGEEAGTGGGDSLRLGPVSIELSTRRVTVDDAPIQLTRKEFDLLALLAQRPGVVFRREQIISEVWRTSWEGTGRTLEVHVASLRSKLRMPALIETVRGVGYRLVAPAAHQGP, encoded by the coding sequence ATGAGGCTGCTGCTCGTCGAGGACGACGATCATGTCGCGGCGGCCCTCGCCGCGGTACTGGCGAGGCACGGCTTCGATGTCACGCACGCGCGCAGCGGTGAAGAGGCCCTGCAGGCACTGCTCCCGGTGACCGACGGGACGAAGTCTCCTTACGGAGTCGTACTCCTCGACCTCGGACTGCCCGACCAGGACGGTTACGCGGTCTGCGGCAAGATCCGCAAGCTCTGCTCGACGCCGGTGATCATGGTGACGGCGCGTGCCGATGTCCGCTCCCGTATCCACGGGTTGAACCTCGGCGCGGACGACTACGTCACCAAGCCGTACGACACAGGGGAGTTGCTGGCCCGTATCCACGCCGTGAGCCGGCGCAGCGTCGGCGGCGAGGAGGCCGGGACGGGCGGCGGGGACTCGCTGCGCCTCGGGCCCGTCAGCATCGAACTGTCCACGCGACGCGTCACCGTGGACGACGCCCCGATCCAGCTGACCCGTAAGGAGTTCGACCTGCTCGCGCTCCTCGCGCAGCGTCCCGGCGTCGTCTTCCGGCGGGAGCAGATCATCAGCGAGGTGTGGCGCACCAGCTGGGAGGGGACCGGCCGCACCCTCGAGGTGCATGTGGCGTCCCTGCGCTCCAAGCTCCGGATGCCGGCACTGATCGAGACCGTGCGCGGCGTCGGCTACCGCCTCGTCGCCCCCGCCGCTCATCAAGGACCGTAG
- the miaA gene encoding tRNA (adenosine(37)-N6)-dimethylallyltransferase MiaA — protein sequence MRTAASAPRVIAVVGPTAAGKSDLGVHLARQLDGEVVNADSMQLYRGMDIGTAKLMTEERRGVPHQLLDIWDVTEAANVAEYQRLARIEIDRLLAEGRTPVLVGGSGLYVRGAIDALDFPGTDPEVRARLEDELRLRGSGALHARLAAADPPAGRAILPSNGRRIVRALEVFEITGKPFTANLPGHDAVYETVQIGVDVERPELDERIALRVDRMWEAGLVDEVRELEARGLREGRTASRALGYQQVLSALAGDRTEDEARAETVRATKRFARRQDSWFRRDPRVHWLSGAATDREELPHLALRLVERAVTA from the coding sequence GTGAGAACTGCAGCGAGCGCACCGCGGGTCATCGCCGTCGTCGGCCCCACGGCGGCCGGTAAGTCCGACCTGGGCGTCCATCTCGCCCGGCAACTCGACGGCGAGGTCGTCAACGCCGACTCCATGCAGCTCTACCGGGGGATGGACATCGGAACCGCCAAGCTCATGACCGAGGAGCGCCGCGGCGTCCCGCATCAACTCCTCGACATCTGGGACGTCACGGAGGCGGCCAACGTCGCCGAGTACCAGCGGCTGGCCAGGATCGAGATCGACCGGCTGCTCGCCGAAGGCCGTACACCCGTCCTCGTCGGCGGCTCCGGTCTCTACGTACGGGGCGCCATCGACGCCCTCGACTTCCCCGGCACCGACCCCGAGGTGCGCGCCCGGCTGGAGGACGAATTGAGGCTGCGCGGTTCCGGCGCCCTGCACGCCCGGCTCGCCGCCGCCGACCCGCCGGCCGGCCGCGCGATCCTCCCCAGCAACGGGCGCCGCATCGTCCGCGCACTGGAGGTGTTCGAGATCACGGGAAAGCCGTTCACCGCCAATCTGCCGGGTCATGACGCCGTGTACGAGACGGTGCAGATCGGCGTCGACGTGGAGCGCCCCGAACTCGACGAGCGCATCGCGCTGCGCGTGGACCGTATGTGGGAGGCCGGCCTCGTGGACGAGGTGCGCGAGTTGGAGGCGCGCGGTCTGCGCGAGGGGCGTACGGCCTCGCGTGCGCTCGGCTATCAGCAGGTGCTCTCCGCCCTCGCCGGGGACCGCACCGAGGACGAGGCGCGCGCCGAGACCGTACGCGCGACGAAGCGCTTCGCGCGCCGCCAGGACTCGTGGTTCCGGCGCGACCCGCGCGTGCACTGGCTGAGCGGCGCGGCCACCGACCGGGAGGAACTCCCGCACCTCGCGCTGAGGTTGGTCGAACGAGCGGTCACAGCCTGA
- the miaB gene encoding tRNA (N6-isopentenyl adenosine(37)-C2)-methylthiotransferase MiaB: MTNSSDRAGAVDEVGVERTYEVRTYGCQMNVHDSERLSGLLEDAGYVRAPEGADGDADVVVFNTCAVRENADNKLYGNLGRLAPMKTRRPGMQIAVGGCLAQKDRDTIVKKAPWVDVVFGTHNIGKLPVLLERARVQEEAQVEIAESLEAFPSTLPTRRESAYAAWVSISVGCNNTCTFCIVPALRGKEKDRRPGDVLAEVEALVAEGVSEITLLGQNVNAYGSDIGDREAFSKLLRACGKIEGLERVRFTSPHPRDFTDDVIAAMAETPNVMPQLHMPLQSGSDTVLKAMRRSYRQERFLGIIGKVRAAIPHAAISTDIIVGFPGETEEDFEQTLHTVREARFANAFTFQYSKRPGTPAAGMGGQIPKEVVQERYLRLVALQEEISWNENKTQVGRTLDVMVAEGEGRKDGATHRLSGRAPDNRLVHFTAPGDEVRPGDVVTVDITYAAPHHLLAEGPTTRIRRTRAGDAWERRNAAPPEPAGVLLGLPSIGVPPPLPAPTGGCSAP, from the coding sequence GTGACCAACAGCAGTGACCGGGCCGGAGCAGTGGACGAAGTGGGCGTCGAGCGGACGTACGAGGTACGCACCTACGGGTGCCAGATGAACGTCCACGATTCCGAGCGATTGTCCGGTCTGCTGGAGGACGCGGGCTATGTCCGGGCCCCCGAGGGCGCCGACGGCGACGCCGACGTCGTCGTCTTCAACACCTGCGCCGTCCGCGAGAACGCCGACAACAAGCTGTACGGAAACCTCGGCCGGCTCGCCCCCATGAAGACCCGCCGCCCCGGCATGCAGATCGCCGTCGGCGGCTGCCTGGCCCAGAAGGACCGCGACACCATCGTCAAGAAGGCGCCCTGGGTCGACGTCGTCTTCGGTACGCACAACATCGGCAAGCTCCCCGTACTGCTGGAGCGCGCCCGCGTACAGGAAGAGGCGCAGGTCGAGATCGCCGAGTCGCTGGAGGCGTTCCCCTCCACGCTGCCGACGCGCCGTGAGTCCGCCTACGCCGCGTGGGTCTCCATCTCCGTGGGCTGCAACAACACCTGCACCTTCTGCATCGTCCCGGCCCTGCGCGGCAAGGAGAAGGACCGCCGCCCCGGCGACGTACTCGCCGAGGTCGAGGCGCTCGTCGCGGAAGGCGTCTCGGAGATCACACTGCTGGGCCAGAACGTCAACGCGTACGGCTCCGACATCGGCGACCGCGAGGCCTTCTCCAAGCTCCTGCGGGCCTGCGGAAAGATCGAGGGCCTGGAGCGCGTCCGCTTCACCTCGCCCCACCCGCGCGACTTCACCGACGACGTCATCGCCGCGATGGCCGAGACCCCCAACGTCATGCCGCAGCTGCACATGCCCCTCCAGTCCGGCTCGGACACCGTCCTGAAGGCGATGCGCCGCTCGTACCGGCAGGAGCGATTCCTCGGAATCATCGGCAAGGTCCGCGCGGCCATCCCGCACGCCGCCATCTCCACCGACATCATCGTGGGCTTCCCCGGCGAGACCGAGGAGGACTTCGAGCAGACGCTGCACACGGTGCGCGAGGCGCGGTTCGCGAACGCCTTCACCTTCCAGTACTCCAAGCGCCCCGGAACGCCCGCCGCCGGCATGGGCGGGCAGATTCCCAAGGAGGTCGTGCAGGAGCGCTATCTGCGCCTCGTCGCTCTTCAGGAGGAGATCTCCTGGAACGAGAACAAGACGCAGGTCGGCCGCACGCTCGATGTCATGGTCGCCGAAGGCGAAGGGCGCAAGGACGGTGCCACCCACCGGCTCTCCGGCCGCGCGCCCGACAACCGGCTGGTCCACTTCACCGCGCCCGGCGACGAGGTGCGGCCCGGCGACGTGGTGACCGTCGACATCACCTACGCCGCACCGCACCATCTGCTCGCCGAGGGACCCACGACGCGGATACGGCGCACGCGCGCGGGCGACGCCTGGGAGAGGCGCAACGCGGCCCCGCCCGAGCCCGCCGGTGTGCTGCTCGGCCTCCCGTCGATCGGCGTCCCGCCGCCGCTGCCCGCGCCGACGGGCGGCTGTTCGGCGCCGTGA
- a CDS encoding glutamate ABC transporter substrate-binding protein, whose amino-acid sequence MNLRKASAAAAAVLALSLTATACGSDDSDSAGEGDGGGKKITVGIKFDQPGIGLKTPDGSYTGFDVDVATYVAKELGYAEKDITWKETPSADRETALERGDVDFIVASYSITDERKAKVDFAGPYLLAHQDLLIRSDDNIAKGADLNGKKLCSVAGSTSAQNVSDELAPKAQLKEYGTYSECIDALASGAVDALTTDDSILAGYASQDQNKGKFKLAGLSLSNENYGIGVKKGDTKMVDDINAALEKMVTDKAWDKAVTDNFGPAEYKNEPAPKIGNIVS is encoded by the coding sequence ATGAATCTCCGTAAAGCAAGCGCTGCTGCCGCCGCTGTACTGGCCCTTTCCCTGACCGCGACCGCGTGCGGCTCCGACGACAGCGACTCGGCGGGTGAGGGCGACGGTGGCGGCAAGAAGATCACCGTCGGTATCAAGTTCGACCAGCCCGGTATCGGTCTGAAGACGCCGGACGGCTCCTACACCGGCTTCGACGTCGATGTCGCGACGTACGTGGCGAAGGAACTCGGTTACGCCGAGAAGGACATCACGTGGAAGGAAACCCCGAGCGCCGACCGTGAGACCGCTCTTGAGCGCGGCGACGTCGACTTCATCGTGGCTTCCTACTCGATCACCGACGAGCGCAAGGCGAAGGTCGACTTCGCCGGGCCGTATCTGCTGGCCCACCAGGACCTGTTGATCCGCTCCGACGACAACATCGCCAAGGGCGCGGACCTGAACGGCAAGAAGCTCTGCTCGGTCGCGGGCTCCACCTCGGCGCAGAACGTGAGTGACGAGCTGGCTCCCAAGGCTCAGCTGAAGGAGTACGGCACGTACTCCGAGTGCATCGACGCGCTCGCCAGCGGCGCCGTCGACGCGCTGACCACGGACGACTCGATCCTCGCCGGTTACGCCTCGCAGGACCAGAACAAGGGCAAGTTCAAGCTCGCCGGTCTCAGCCTGAGCAACGAGAACTACGGCATCGGTGTCAAGAAGGGCGACACCAAGATGGTCGACGACATCAACGCGGCCCTCGAAAAGATGGTCACCGACAAGGCCTGGGACAAGGCCGTGACGGACAACTTCGGTCCGGCCGAGTACAAGAACGAGCCCGCCCCGAAGATCGGCAACATCGTCAGCTGA
- a CDS encoding TAXI family TRAP transporter solute-binding subunit: MFPLPPRMSRRTAFVGGVAALVVAGLLAWWLVPLGEKTPSGSVKFSTGVTSGVYERYGYLLKEDLAKDLPNVSIGLLTSEGSQENISRVATGKADFTIATADAVAKYRRDNAPGADRLRGCARLYDDYVQLIAAKSSGIESAQDLRGKRVGVGQEGSGVRLIADRLLSAAGLHPKKDVTPVSAGIDTMPSLLESDELDAFFWSGGLPTAAVQQLSERFDITLVPLDDALVDKLHDTAPVDTRYYRSAMMPADAYKKAQNGTAVPTVAVANLLVTTDRIDAELTEGFTRTVIRSRDRIGKKVHPAQLVDLRTAIYTDPLRLHEGALRYYRSVKP; encoded by the coding sequence ATGTTCCCGCTTCCGCCTCGTATGAGCCGGCGCACCGCCTTCGTAGGAGGCGTGGCCGCGCTGGTGGTGGCCGGGCTGCTGGCGTGGTGGCTCGTGCCGCTCGGGGAGAAGACGCCGAGCGGCTCCGTCAAGTTCAGTACGGGTGTGACCAGCGGCGTCTACGAACGCTACGGGTACCTCCTCAAGGAGGATCTCGCCAAGGATCTGCCCAACGTGTCCATAGGGCTGCTGACCAGCGAGGGCTCGCAGGAGAACATCTCACGTGTGGCCACAGGGAAGGCCGACTTCACGATCGCCACGGCCGACGCGGTGGCGAAGTACCGGCGGGACAACGCGCCCGGCGCCGACCGGCTGCGCGGTTGCGCACGGCTCTACGACGACTACGTACAGCTGATCGCGGCGAAGAGCTCGGGTATCGAGTCCGCCCAGGACCTGCGCGGCAAGCGGGTCGGCGTCGGCCAGGAGGGCTCGGGCGTACGGCTGATCGCCGACCGTCTGCTGTCCGCCGCCGGGCTGCATCCCAAGAAGGACGTCACGCCGGTCTCGGCGGGCATCGACACCATGCCCAGCCTCCTGGAGTCGGACGAACTCGACGCCTTCTTCTGGTCGGGCGGGCTGCCCACCGCCGCCGTACAGCAGCTGTCGGAGCGTTTCGACATCACGCTGGTGCCCCTCGACGACGCCCTCGTCGACAAGCTGCACGACACGGCTCCGGTGGACACCCGCTACTACCGCTCGGCGATGATGCCGGCCGACGCGTACAAGAAGGCGCAGAACGGTACGGCGGTGCCGACCGTGGCAGTGGCGAATCTACTGGTCACCACGGACCGGATCGACGCCGAGCTGACCGAGGGCTTCACCCGCACCGTGATCAGGAGCCGGGACCGGATCGGCAAGAAGGTCCACCCGGCCCAGCTCGTGGATCTGCGGACGGCGATCTACACCGACCCGCTGCGACTGCACGAAGGCGCGCTGCGCTACTACCGGTCGGTCAAGCCGTAG
- a CDS encoding sensor histidine kinase, with protein sequence MSTRLLPLLIVLMAGVLLALGFPLAVSLASAQQQDVVVDRIDDTARVAALAQFVSEGEVGAAGSGAATGSDERGAMLEEELRRYFEVYGIRAGVFFRDGEAMARAPGGWTVPRAGEGRMAFQEALLGRRSDDPPQVWPWQRHGRLIVASPVVRDGDVVAVVVTDSPTGQMRSRILEGWTYIAAGEAAAMLLAVGAAFRLTGWVLRPVRVLDAATHDIATGRMKSRVAAAGGPPELRRLAHSFNEMADNVEDVLEQQRAFVADASHQLRNPLAALLLRIELLALELPAGNEEIASVRTEGKRLGQVLDDLLDLALAEHAPADLRLTDVGALASERVAAWRAYAEEKGVRLTESTGPLTGWADPVALSSALDAVVDNALKFTPEGGDVDVRVARAGTDRTTITVTDGGPGLSDDEMDRIGDRFWRSNRHQNVKGSGLGLSISRALLAAGGGTIAYEHAEPRGLRVTLTVPRSSPGSS encoded by the coding sequence GTGAGTACCCGACTTCTCCCCCTGCTGATCGTCCTCATGGCGGGCGTGCTCCTCGCGCTCGGCTTCCCGCTCGCCGTGAGTCTCGCGTCGGCGCAGCAGCAGGACGTCGTCGTCGACCGGATCGACGACACGGCGCGCGTCGCGGCCCTCGCCCAGTTCGTCAGCGAGGGCGAGGTGGGGGCCGCGGGCTCCGGCGCGGCCACCGGGTCCGACGAGCGCGGCGCGATGCTGGAGGAGGAGCTCAGGCGCTACTTCGAGGTGTACGGCATCCGGGCGGGCGTCTTCTTCCGCGACGGAGAGGCCATGGCGCGGGCCCCTGGGGGCTGGACGGTGCCCCGGGCGGGAGAAGGCCGCATGGCCTTCCAGGAGGCCCTCCTGGGGCGCCGCAGCGACGATCCCCCGCAGGTCTGGCCCTGGCAGCGGCACGGCCGGCTCATAGTCGCCTCGCCGGTCGTGCGGGACGGGGACGTCGTCGCCGTGGTGGTGACCGATTCGCCCACCGGGCAGATGCGGTCACGGATCCTCGAAGGCTGGACGTACATCGCCGCCGGCGAGGCCGCCGCCATGCTGCTCGCCGTGGGGGCGGCGTTCCGGCTGACGGGCTGGGTGCTGCGGCCGGTACGTGTCCTGGACGCCGCCACGCACGACATCGCCACGGGGCGGATGAAATCCCGCGTCGCCGCCGCCGGCGGCCCGCCCGAACTGCGCAGGCTCGCCCACTCCTTCAACGAGATGGCCGACAACGTCGAGGACGTCCTCGAACAGCAGCGCGCCTTTGTCGCCGACGCATCCCACCAGTTGCGCAACCCGCTCGCCGCGCTGCTGCTGCGGATCGAGCTGCTCGCCCTCGAACTGCCCGCCGGGAACGAGGAGATAGCCTCCGTCCGTACGGAGGGCAAGCGGCTCGGGCAGGTTCTCGACGACCTTCTGGACCTGGCGCTCGCCGAACACGCCCCGGCCGATCTGCGGCTCACCGACGTCGGGGCGCTGGCGTCCGAACGCGTCGCGGCGTGGCGGGCGTACGCGGAGGAGAAGGGCGTACGGCTGACGGAGAGCACCGGCCCCCTCACCGGCTGGGCGGACCCGGTCGCGCTCTCCAGCGCGCTCGACGCGGTCGTGGACAACGCCCTGAAGTTCACGCCGGAGGGCGGCGACGTGGACGTACGGGTGGCACGCGCCGGCACCGACCGCACCACCATCACCGTCACCGACGGCGGGCCGGGGCTGTCGGACGACGAGATGGACCGGATCGGCGACCGCTTCTGGCGCAGCAACCGGCACCAGAACGTCAAGGGGTCGGGGCTCGGGCTGTCGATCTCGCGGGCGCTGCTCGCGGCGGGCGGCGGGACGATCGCGTACGAGCACGCGGAGCCGCGCGGGCTGCGGGTGACGCTGACGGTGCCGAGGTCGTCACCGGGCTCTTCCTGA
- a CDS encoding amino acid ABC transporter ATP-binding protein: MSGVSVTKETEGAGPASGDLVVLSNVNKHFGALHVLQDIDLTIARGEVVVVIGPSGSGKSTLCRAINRLEPIDSGSISLDGKPLPAEGKELARLRADVGMVFQSFNLFAHKTVLENVTLGQIKVRKKDKRAADEFARTLLDRVGVANQADKYPAQLSGGQQQRVAIARALAMEPKVMLFDEPTSALDPEMINEVLEVMQQLARDGMTMVVVTHEMGFARSAANRVVFMADGQIVEEATPEQFFTSPRSDRAKDFLSKILHH; encoded by the coding sequence ATGAGCGGAGTTTCAGTGACCAAGGAAACCGAGGGCGCCGGGCCGGCGTCGGGCGACCTGGTCGTGCTGAGCAACGTCAACAAGCACTTCGGCGCGCTGCATGTGCTCCAGGACATCGACCTGACCATCGCCCGTGGCGAGGTCGTCGTCGTGATCGGGCCCTCGGGGTCCGGCAAGTCCACACTGTGCCGCGCCATCAACCGTCTGGAGCCGATCGACTCCGGCAGCATTTCGCTCGACGGGAAGCCGCTGCCCGCCGAAGGCAAGGAGCTGGCCCGACTGCGCGCCGACGTCGGCATGGTCTTCCAGTCCTTCAACCTCTTCGCGCACAAGACCGTCCTGGAGAACGTCACTCTGGGGCAGATCAAGGTCCGCAAGAAGGACAAGCGGGCCGCGGACGAGTTCGCACGGACCCTGCTGGACCGCGTCGGTGTGGCCAACCAGGCGGACAAGTACCCCGCGCAGCTCTCCGGTGGTCAGCAGCAGCGCGTCGCGATCGCCCGCGCGCTGGCCATGGAGCCCAAGGTCATGCTCTTCGACGAGCCGACCTCGGCGCTCGACCCGGAAATGATCAACGAGGTGCTCGAAGTCATGCAGCAGCTCGCACGTGACGGCATGACCATGGTCGTAGTCACCCACGAGATGGGCTTCGCCCGGTCCGCCGCGAATCGGGTCGTCTTCATGGCGGACGGCCAGATCGTCGAAGAGGCGACGCCGGAGCAGTTCTTCACCAGCCCTCGCAGCGACCGGGCCAAGGATTTCCTGTCGAAGATCCTGCACCACTGA
- a CDS encoding ATP-binding cassette domain-containing protein, with protein MTSTDSRYKRSVTPPPPPPAEIVYSGEYSVNPLGAVSFRKLCSQLPSVLRRIAAMSWAMDRRAVALLLACQLVTGAAAAVLLTATAGAMRPILGGGAVVDRLEQALPALLVVGTATALTRGASSVAMYASRRLTPKLTTATDTALVEAVCRVEAAAYAVDGFADRQEAAEMGVARTHVMVTDAQRFMSALVRMVTATAVLSLLNVLMLPLLLLAVLPAGVGAVLTARVDYEIHYANVADRNVRGMMRWWSTTPKYGDEVRANGMTGYLLFWYRSLSERVDRRTLAAAPRTLRIALLSSLVGGVFLVATWTALAWLASTGRVALAVAATAVVAVQTTLAALSQVIVNGAAVFHTSLYLSDMQAFLDDAGKRAPKRGGLPVSTPVDEIRLEEVSYQYPGKEKPAVDTLSLTMRRGEILAIVGVNGSGKSTLTRLITGIYLADKGRVLWNGSDLASVDRAAVWRCTGLVPQIFAQWPLRVRENVTLGQPRTFDDGPVWEAVDSVGMRDAVEELPNGLDTLLAKEVFGGAELSGGQWQRLACSRALYRRPSLLILDEPTSQMDPRGEHQIFEEIKAIAADRITIVVTHRLENTKVADHIVVMDGGRITEQGCYADLVHAGGTFAELLALSQDR; from the coding sequence TTGACCTCGACAGACAGCCGGTACAAGCGATCCGTGACACCTCCGCCGCCGCCTCCCGCCGAGATCGTGTACTCGGGTGAGTACTCCGTGAATCCGCTCGGGGCGGTCTCCTTCCGAAAGCTGTGCTCCCAGCTCCCCTCCGTCCTGCGGCGCATCGCCGCGATGTCCTGGGCCATGGACCGACGGGCCGTCGCGCTGCTCCTGGCCTGTCAGCTGGTGACGGGTGCCGCCGCGGCGGTCCTGCTGACCGCCACGGCCGGTGCCATGCGCCCGATCCTCGGCGGTGGCGCCGTCGTCGACCGGCTGGAGCAGGCACTGCCGGCCCTGCTCGTGGTGGGCACAGCGACGGCGTTGACCCGTGGTGCGTCCTCCGTGGCCATGTACGCGTCGCGGCGTCTCACGCCCAAGCTGACGACCGCGACGGACACCGCCCTGGTGGAGGCGGTCTGCCGCGTCGAGGCGGCGGCGTACGCGGTGGACGGCTTCGCCGACCGCCAGGAGGCCGCGGAGATGGGAGTGGCGCGTACGCATGTGATGGTCACCGACGCCCAGCGGTTCATGTCGGCCCTCGTAAGGATGGTCACCGCCACCGCTGTGCTGTCGCTGCTGAACGTACTGATGCTGCCGCTGCTGCTCCTCGCGGTGCTCCCGGCGGGTGTCGGGGCAGTGCTCACCGCCCGCGTGGACTACGAGATCCACTACGCGAACGTCGCCGACCGCAACGTGCGCGGCATGATGCGGTGGTGGTCGACGACGCCCAAGTACGGCGACGAGGTCCGCGCCAACGGCATGACGGGCTATCTGCTGTTCTGGTACCGCTCCCTCTCCGAACGGGTCGACCGGCGCACGCTCGCCGCCGCCCCGCGAACCCTGCGCATCGCGCTGCTGTCCTCTCTCGTGGGCGGGGTGTTCCTGGTCGCCACGTGGACCGCCCTCGCCTGGCTGGCGAGTACGGGCCGGGTCGCGCTCGCCGTCGCGGCCACCGCCGTCGTCGCCGTACAGACCACGCTGGCGGCCCTGTCGCAGGTGATCGTCAACGGCGCGGCCGTGTTCCACACGAGCCTCTACCTGAGCGACATGCAGGCGTTCCTCGACGACGCGGGGAAGCGGGCGCCGAAGCGCGGCGGGCTGCCGGTGAGCACTCCGGTGGACGAGATCCGGCTGGAGGAGGTCAGCTATCAGTACCCCGGCAAGGAGAAGCCGGCCGTGGACACGCTCTCCTTGACCATGCGGCGCGGGGAGATCCTGGCGATCGTCGGCGTGAACGGCTCCGGCAAGTCGACCCTGACCCGTCTGATCACCGGGATCTATCTGGCCGACAAGGGCCGGGTGCTGTGGAACGGTTCGGACCTCGCCTCCGTGGACAGGGCCGCCGTGTGGCGGTGCACCGGGCTGGTGCCGCAGATCTTCGCGCAGTGGCCGCTGCGGGTCCGCGAGAACGTGACGCTGGGCCAGCCCCGGACCTTCGACGACGGGCCGGTGTGGGAGGCGGTCGACTCGGTCGGCATGCGGGACGCCGTCGAAGAGCTGCCGAACGGTCTCGACACCCTCCTCGCGAAGGAGGTGTTCGGCGGGGCGGAGCTGTCCGGCGGGCAGTGGCAGCGGCTGGCCTGTTCCAGGGCGCTGTACCGGCGGCCGTCGCTGCTGATCCTGGACGAGCCCACCTCGCAGATGGATCCGCGCGGCGAACACCAGATCTTCGAGGAGATCAAGGCGATCGCCGCCGACCGCATCACCATCGTGGTGACGCACCGTCTGGAGAACACGAAGGTCGCCGATCACATCGTGGTGATGGACGGGGGCCGCATCACCGAACAGGGCTGTTACGCCGACCTGGTTCACGCGGGCGGCACCTTCGCGGAACTCCTCGCACTGTCCCAGGACCGCTGA
- a CDS encoding antitoxin, which yields MSFRDSLKAKLSPAKDKVSDLAQQHGGKIGEGLDKAAKTVDQKTKGKYSDRIESGTGKAKNALERLSHKDGDDTDKSGNPPSSPPPEPPAAS from the coding sequence ATGAGCTTCCGTGACTCACTGAAGGCCAAGCTCTCCCCGGCCAAGGACAAAGTCTCCGACCTCGCGCAGCAGCACGGGGGAAAGATCGGAGAGGGCCTGGACAAGGCCGCGAAAACGGTCGACCAGAAGACCAAGGGCAAGTACAGCGACAGGATCGAGTCCGGGACGGGCAAGGCCAAGAACGCTCTGGAGCGCCTCTCCCACAAGGACGGCGACGACACGGACAAGTCCGGCAACCCGCCCTCCTCCCCTCCCCCGGAGCCACCCGCGGCCTCCTGA